The sequence CCAAGTTGGATGACTTACTTGCTAACTACAAGCGCCGTCCCAACCGGGAGCGGTTCACGGCAACGGTAGCCACCCTCGTGCCCGACGGTGTGGAGGCTGTTTACGACTGCACCGTCCCTGGCCCAGCTCGATTTGATGCCAATGGTTTTGTCGCTCACAACTGCGGCGAAATCCTCGGCTCCAACTTCCACTGCAATCTGGCGGAAGTGCACCTCAACCAGCTCGATCCTGAGAATTTGAAGGATCAAGAGGATGCCTTTACTGCGGCCGCCCTTTCCGTAGCTGTGCTGCTCAACCACCAGTTCCAAGAACCTCGCTACCAGAAGTCACGTTTGGAAGACCCAATCGTGGGCGTCTCTTTCACTGGGCTGTTTGACTTCTTTGTGCTCGCCTTTGGGGTCGAGTGGCTGCGCTGGTGGGAGGCCGGTCGCCCCGACACCATGCAGGGTCTTGATTTCAAAGCCCGAGAGAAAGAGTATCTAACCCGCTGGAAGGATATTGTGCATCGGGTAGTGGGGGAATACTGCGATCGCCATAACCTAGTTCGCCCCAACCGCTGCACCACTGTGCAGCCTGCGGGCACCAAATCCTTGCTCACCGGGGCGAGTCCCGGCTGGCACCCCCCCAAGGCTCAGCGATTCATTCGCCGGATCACCTTCCGCAAAAATGATCCGGTGGCGATGGCCTGCATCGACTACGGCTACACCGTCGTGCCTTCCCAGGCCGACAAAGACGACAACGGCAATTTGCTCAACGACCCCTTCGACCCCCGCTGCACTGAGTGGCTGGTAGAAATTCCGGTCGAAGTTCTCTGGGCCAACCTGCCCGGTGCCGATGAGATCGCCATTGAGAAATTCTCGGCGGCAGCCCAGTTTGACTTCTACATGCAGGTGCAGAAGTACTACACCACCCACAACACCTCGGCCACCATCGAGTTTCGCGAGCCAGAGCTAGAAGACTTGGCTGAGCGCATCTACCAGGTGATCCAGAACGACGAGGGTTACATCTCCGCCGCCTTGCTGGCTCGGTTTGACGACCTGCAAACCTTCCCCCGGCTGCCCTTTGAGCCCATCGACAAGGCCACCTTCGAGGCTCAGAAACAGCAGGTAGAAGCACGGCGCGGCACCGACAACTTTCACGCCGCCCTGTCGCGCTACGACGCGGGTGAGGTGATCGAAGCTGGCCCTGCGGGCTGTGATTCCGACAAGTGCATGATGCCGGAGAAAAAGCCCGACTAGGCAAGGTTTGGATAGGGAGATAGCAAAGGGTTGCCTGACTTAGTCAGGCAACCCTTTTTTGCGGCTACAGCGTCGTGATTAGAAGATCACAGGCCATTCGTCATGGCTGATGCAGCCAACTGTCAAGCCAAGTCAGCTTAAGTTGCTCAGATCATCTAGGCTATCTAGAAAATCATCAGAGTCGAGATCTGAGGGCGGAGGACTGAGCAGCGCATCAAGGTCGAGATTTTCAGTGTCAAAGTCGGTGTCTAGGCCTAAGCCATCGTCTTGACCCGTTTCAAGTTCCCTATCAAGCAAGGCAGACAGACTGAGGTCAGCTTGGTTGGTTTGTTCAGGGAGCGGGGTAGTTTCAGGCTCTAGGGAGAAATCGTTAAAGTCGAGGTTAGTGTCGGCGCTAGCGGTTAGGTTAGCTTCGTTGGCAGCGGCGATCGCCTGGTCTAAATCAAACGGGTCGTCGATTACCGGGGCGGAGGTTTCAGGCGCAGCAGGTTGCAGCAGTTGTAGCTGTGCCTGGTAGCTTTGCTCTAGCTCTTGGGTGCGCTGGGTCAGTTCAGCTTGATAGTGCTCAATTTTTTCGGCCAGTTTTTGTTCATACTCTTCGCGCAAGCTGGTCTCTAGCTCTCGGCGCAGGTTGAGTTCTAGCTCTGGCACCGAGGGTTCTTGGGTGGCAAAGGCCGGGCTGCTGGCCTGGGCCATTTGCAGCCGGGCCTCATACTCTTGCTCCATTTGAGCGAGGCGCTGAGCCATCTCGTCTTGGGACTGGGCAATGCGATCGGCCAGGCGCTGGTCATACTCCGCTCGCAACCGGGCTTCTAGCTCAGCCCCCTCAGCCGCATCGCCGCTACCACCGGTTGATGTCTCGGGCACCAGATCCCCCAAGGGTAGGGTATTGGTCTCCTGGGCCAGGCTAGCTTCGTCTTGGTAGTGAGCGATCGCCTCTGCTAGGCGCTGATCATACTCTTGCTGGGTCTGCGATCGCACCTCAGCCAGTTTCTCATGCAGGTGCTGCTCATAGGCCTGCTGCATTTTAGCGGCAACCTCTTTCAGCCGGGCTTCGTATTGCTTGCGAATGCGCTGCTCGGTAGAGCTGTCGGCATCGATAGGGGCACCGCCGATCAGACTCTGACGAGCCTGGTACTCAGCCTCTAGCTGACTGCGCTGCTGATCAGTCTGGGCGGCATACTGTTCAATTTTTTCGGCCAGCTGCGCCTCATAATCTTTTTGGAGCTGCTGGGTCGCATCGCGCAACCGCTGCTCGTGGGCTAGCTCGAGATCGGCTTGGCGCTTTTGGCTTTGGTGCAAGGCTTCAGTCAGCTCATTTACCTGCCCCTGACGCAGGTAATACCCTACGATCACCGCTAGCAGTAGGCCAATTAAAACCGCAACGATCAGACCCTGCATAAGTTGAGGCATGGTGTTTCTTCCCCTGTAGAACGTCAAGACGAGTCGTAGAGTATCCACGCCTGAGGGGCAGAAAACCACCAACCACCCCGCCTTATCCGCCAATTTATTGACGATCAATCATATACGCTGCCCCGCATTTGGGATCTTCAACTTTACCCCTGCCTAGGGATTAGGAGCGGTGATCTAAGGCTCAAAAACTCCCTTTTCTCCTCTCCCTTTTCCATAACATTTATGACTAGACCCTGGAGTAGCTCGGCGGGCCATTGGGCTCATCCTTTACAATAAATGTATCGAATTCTAGTCAGGCGGGTAGGGTCCAACATCTCCCCTTGACGGTCTATTTTTACCTTTACGCCTTTGCTTATGACCCATTCTTCCCACCGTCAGCCGACAACCGCTACCTCTGCCTCCCCTACAGCTGAGGCAGAGGATGACGCCTTGAAGTTGGCCTATGCCATTGCCGCTGCTGCCGACGAGCGCAAAGCAGGCAACATCACAATCATGCAGGTGGGGGATGTATCGTATCTAGCCGATTACTTTGTGGTAGCCACCGGCTTTTCGGCGGTGCAGGTACGGGCCATTACCCGCTCGATCGAAGCTATTCTCGAAACCGACTACAACCGTCGTCCGTTGCGGGTCGAAGGTCAGGGTGAAGGCAGCTGGATTGTGATGGACTACGGCGAGGTGATGGTCCATATCTTTATGCCCGAGGCGCGGGACTTTTATGATTTAGAGGCCTTTTGGGGCCACGCCACTCAACTGGTCTACCAACCCTCAGGCCAGCACTTCAGCCCGTCCCAGTTCTAAACGTTCAGCCATTTCAGACCGTGTTCTTTGGGGCGGCTGACAGCCTCGAAAAAGGCTACAGAACGTCAATTTCTGGGGCAGCGATTCCTATTGGCAGGCAATTCGTTTAGGCTATAGCTAGTTTTGAGTAGCGTCGGTGGTCATGCCTCAACGATGTCCGGTACCGGCTGAGCAGCAGCCCCTCAACGAATACCAAGACGTACAAGAGTCCTGGTTTTACGGCTGGGGCAGCCGCGATTTGACAGGCTACCTCAAGCCGCTGATCGTGCTGTGGCTGGCAGGCGGTGCCGTTGCCGGGCCAATGGCCGCCGCTAGCTTTATGCCCGCTAAACATCCTCTCCTCTTTAGCCTTAGTGCGGCTATGGGGGCGCTAGTGCTGCCGCTGCTGGCCCTGCTCCAGCTCTACGTGGGGTGGGCCCATGTGGGCGGGCGGCTGCGTCAAACCACGGTGCCCTACGAAGAATCGGGCTGGTACGACGGTCAGCTCTGGGTTAAGCCAGAGGACGTGTCGAATCGCGATCGCCTGATCGTAGACTACCAGGTACAACCTGTGCTCCGGCGCATTCGTCGCACCCTAGGGGGCATGGCCCTCCTGTTAGCGCTAGGGCTAATTCTTTGGCCTCGCTAGCAACCCCTTGCCCAGCGGTACAGCGACCTACGCTGCGATCGCACTAAACCAATCCTATTCATCACCCCAGAGCCTTCATTATGACCAGCAGTCGGGTTAATCGGCACCAAACTAAAGAGCTAGAGATCCAGCTTTTGCGGGAAGGGATTGTAGAGTCT is a genomic window of Nodosilinea sp. E11 containing:
- the rsfS gene encoding ribosome silencing factor, with the protein product MTHSSHRQPTTATSASPTAEAEDDALKLAYAIAAAADERKAGNITIMQVGDVSYLADYFVVATGFSAVQVRAITRSIEAILETDYNRRPLRVEGQGEGSWIVMDYGEVMVHIFMPEARDFYDLEAFWGHATQLVYQPSGQHFSPSQF
- a CDS encoding CGLD27 family protein: MPQRCPVPAEQQPLNEYQDVQESWFYGWGSRDLTGYLKPLIVLWLAGGAVAGPMAAASFMPAKHPLLFSLSAAMGALVLPLLALLQLYVGWAHVGGRLRQTTVPYEESGWYDGQLWVKPEDVSNRDRLIVDYQVQPVLRRIRRTLGGMALLLALGLILWPR